One stretch of Candidatus Bathyarchaeia archaeon DNA includes these proteins:
- a CDS encoding ABC transporter permease produces MANFVTVFKKELADHLGSKRFIILFVLILALATMSAYQGATSIKTNMSQGAISSVSFGGANFLSIFTSAFAGLPFTYLMMYFGPVIGLALGFDAINKERSSGSLSVLLTQPIYRDAVVNGKFLAGISALSLMAVSTVGIMVGLAIPIVGFGPTAAEVSRIIAFTLLTILYLGFWLALSLLFSTVFKKTTTAMVTTVFTWIFFLFVITILASFIANAIVPIQQIQFVTSSSGQFDQSQTQLYMQRIEQRSSLQNAIQSISPSYLYSSACSIILSGYSVYVSPLSSFNPNQGIEASWPQFTAITVGMVVCFIASYILFLRKEIRP; encoded by the coding sequence ATGGCAAATTTTGTTACCGTTTTCAAAAAGGAACTTGCCGACCATTTAGGAAGTAAACGTTTCATAATCCTTTTCGTTCTCATCCTTGCCTTAGCCACGATGTCTGCCTATCAGGGTGCCACCTCCATCAAAACTAACATGAGCCAAGGCGCAATAAGCAGCGTAAGTTTTGGAGGAGCAAACTTTCTCTCGATATTTACCAGTGCCTTCGCTGGTTTACCCTTCACGTATCTCATGATGTATTTTGGTCCCGTTATCGGTTTAGCTTTAGGCTTTGATGCAATCAACAAGGAGCGTTCAAGTGGCAGCCTATCCGTTCTTCTGACCCAACCTATATACCGTGATGCCGTAGTAAACGGCAAATTTTTAGCTGGAATTTCCGCGCTTTCTCTTATGGCGGTGAGCACGGTCGGCATAATGGTTGGTTTAGCAATTCCCATTGTAGGCTTTGGACCAACTGCCGCTGAAGTTTCCCGCATTATTGCATTTACCTTGCTTACTATTCTCTACCTTGGGTTTTGGCTTGCTCTAAGCCTTCTGTTCTCGACCGTTTTTAAGAAAACAACAACTGCCATGGTGACAACTGTTTTCACTTGGATATTTTTCTTATTTGTCATAACCATTCTGGCTTCATTCATAGCTAACGCAATTGTTCCCATACAGCAAATTCAGTTCGTGACCTCAAGTAGCGGTCAGTTTGACCAGAGCCAAACGCAGTTGTACATGCAAAGAATAGAGCAAAGATCGTCTCTGCAAAATGCAATCCAGAGCATTTCGCCGTCTTACCTTTACAGTTCTGCTTGCAGCATTATCTTAAGCGGGTACTCGGTTTATGTAAGCCCCTTAAGCTCCTTTAACCCGAATCAGGGCATAGAAGCAAGTTGGCCCCAATTCACTGCAATAACAGTTGGCATGGTTGTGTGCTTCATTGCATCTTACATTCTTTTCTTGCGAAAAGAAATCAGGCCGTAA